The Coffea eugenioides isolate CCC68of chromosome 8, Ceug_1.0, whole genome shotgun sequence genome has a segment encoding these proteins:
- the LOC113781676 gene encoding IRK-interacting protein: MKETMNNPMATSSSSRPSISPHHPPQFTPIEEGNEDEELSRSSFRATTPSDSTDPRHHNPTPLHQNSSEKRSKEKSTRKKLENGEVAGEDDRGISCNKCRPGTREKISVVPVDNNGVNRQSLTSPNGIFRSIFSNLIKKSPRSSDDQGLAVPGEEQWKVAAAELSHKLIQATRKRDEAILEASRLKYSMAELEKKLNKLEIYCHNLKSGLEVCAGNNNANAHQQLQANKCSNSKPQVNYQLVKVGHDQGKVIEHFLVSVSEARSSIRLLSRSLTLQLRQMGNKVYDRISSLLQHYEVKISISRNPRGLLLYLEALLNRAFFEDFESIGFQKSAPNLILNPIDSCEANFASFNRLQGLTWDEVLNRGTKHFSEDFSRFCDRKMSEIVAMLGWNRAWPEQLLQSFFGASKAVWLVHLLAHSVHPSLPIFRVDKGATFDSIYMEDMGGEKAQKLVPTIVRIMVTPGFYVYDNVVKCKVLCRYYNSNNGYNIDSSGKVLVPSPS, encoded by the exons ATGAAAGAAACCATGAATAATCCTATGGCCACTTCTTCCTCCTCGAGACCATCTATTTCTCCTCACCACCCTCCTCAGTTCACTCCT ATTGAAGAAGGGAACGAAGATGAGGAGTTGTCGCGAAGCAGTTTCAGAGCGACGACCCCTAGTGATTCAACTGACCCGAGACACCACAACCCGACGCCATTGCATCAAAATTCTTCAGAAAAGAGAAGCAAAGAAAAGAGCACCAGAAAAAAGTTGGAGAATGGTGAAGTTGCCGGGGAAGACGACCGTGGGATCTCATGCAATAAGTGTAGGCCGGGTACCCGGGAGAAGATATCCGTCGTCCCTGTGGACAACAATGGAGTTAATAGACAATCTTTAACCAGCCCAAATGGTATTTTCAGGTCTATTTTCTCTAATTTGATAAAGAAAAGCCCCAGATCATCAGATGATCAGGGATTAGCAGTTCCTGGGGAGGAGCAATGGAAGGTTGCTGCGGCTGAGCTTTCTCATAAACTCATTCAAGCTACCAGAAAAAGAGATGAGGCGATTCTGGAGGCATCCCGGTTGAAGTATTCCATGGCTGAGTTGGAAAAGAAGCTGAACAAGCTTGAGATATACTGTCACAATTTGAAGTCCGGGCTCGAGGTTTGTGCTGGTAATAATAATGCTAATGCCCACCAGCAGTTACAAGCCAACAAGTGTTCTAATTCTAAACCTCAAGTGAATTATCAGCTGGTAAAAGTTGGTCACGATCAAGGAAAAGTGATTGAGCATTTCTTGGTTTCAGTTTCTGAGGCTCGGTCTTCAATCAGGCTTTTATCTCGATCTTTGACTCTTCAGCTCAGACAAATGGGAAACAAGGTTTATGATCGAATATCATCGCTTCTTCAACATTATGAAGTCAAGATTTCCATATCAAGAAATCCGAGAGGTTTGCTTCTGTATCTTGAAGCGCTATTGAACAGAGCCTTCTTCGAAGATTTTGAATCGATTGGGTTCCAAAAGAGTGCTCCAAACTTGATTTTGAATCCCATTGACTCTTGTGAAGCAAATTTCGCGTCCTTCAACCGGCTACAAGGGCTGACCTGGGATGAAGTTCTGAATAGAGGGACCAAGCATTTTAGCGAAGATTTTAGCAGGTTTTGCGATAGGAAAATGAGCGAGATTGTGGCTATGCTGGGGTGGAATCGTGCGTGGCCCGAACAGCTTCTGCAATCCTTTTTCGGTGCGTCTAAAGCTGTGTGGTTGGTGCACCTTTTGGCTCATTCGGTTCATCCAAGCCTACCAATTTTCAGAGTGGACAAAGGTGCGACCTTCGATTCGATCTACATGGAGGACATGGGGGGAGAAAAGGCCCAAAAACTGGTGCCAACTATAGTTAGGATCATGGTTACACCCGGGTTCTATGTCTACGACAATGTCGTCAA